Proteins encoded by one window of Bacteroidales bacterium:
- a CDS encoding DUF1343 domain-containing protein: MKLIASVAILFYLVIPFFSFADGNLVIPASYRMNEYLPMLTGQKIGLVGNHTSMVGKTHLVDTLLSRGIKIEKIFSPEHGFRGNAADGALIDNETDSKTGIPVVSLYGDHKKPKPEDMKGINIMIFDIQDVGCRFYTYISTLTYVMEACAENNIPLILLDRPNPNGYFIDGPVLEPAFTSFVGLHPVPIVYGMTIGEYALMVNGEKWLKNGIHCKLVVIECRKYSHSTRYQLPVRPSPNLPGMNSIYLYPSLCLFEGTVVSIGRGTDFPFEIYGHPDLKSGNMAFTPIPISGVSDKPPLEGIECHGFRLSEEVARLKHQGEVNLDWLIKAYTELNMNSRFFIPYFDKLAGTDKLRKQVMEGMSEEAIRESWQKDLTHFKKTRNKYLLYPDNQ; the protein is encoded by the coding sequence ATGAAGCTAATAGCCAGTGTTGCAATATTGTTTTACCTGGTAATTCCTTTCTTTTCTTTTGCAGATGGGAACCTGGTGATCCCTGCTTCTTACAGGATGAATGAGTATCTCCCGATGCTGACAGGACAAAAAATTGGATTGGTTGGAAACCATACCTCTATGGTTGGCAAAACTCATTTAGTTGACACCTTATTATCAAGGGGTATCAAAATAGAAAAGATTTTCAGTCCGGAACATGGATTCAGGGGAAATGCCGCTGATGGTGCCCTGATTGACAATGAAACCGACTCTAAGACCGGCATTCCGGTTGTTTCATTGTACGGCGACCATAAGAAGCCAAAGCCTGAGGACATGAAAGGCATTAATATCATGATCTTCGACATCCAGGATGTAGGATGCAGGTTCTATACCTATATATCCACCCTGACTTATGTTATGGAGGCATGTGCAGAGAATAATATTCCTCTTATCCTCCTCGATCGTCCCAATCCTAATGGTTATTTTATTGATGGCCCTGTGCTGGAGCCAGCATTTACCTCCTTTGTTGGATTACACCCGGTGCCCATCGTTTATGGCATGACCATTGGCGAATATGCTCTCATGGTTAACGGAGAGAAATGGTTGAAAAACGGAATTCATTGCAAACTGGTGGTAATTGAATGCCGTAAATATTCTCATAGCACCCGATATCAATTACCTGTCAGGCCTTCACCCAATTTGCCAGGGATGAATTCTATCTATTTATACCCCTCACTTTGCCTTTTTGAAGGTACAGTAGTAAGCATTGGAAGAGGAACAGATTTTCCTTTTGAAATCTATGGACATCCTGACCTGAAGTCCGGGAATATGGCCTTTACCCCCATACCTATTTCGGGAGTTAGCGACAAACCACCCCTCGAAGGAATTGAATGTCATGGTTTCAGACTTTCAGAAGAGGTCGCCAGGCTGAAACACCAGGGTGAAGTGAACCTTGATTGGTTGATTAAGGCTTATACGGAACTCAACATGAATTCCAGATTTTTCATTCCCTACTTTGATAAACTTGCAGGCACCGACAAACTCAGGAAGCAGGTGATGGAAGGCATGTCAGAAGAAGCAATCCGCGAAAGCTGGCAAAAGGATCTTACCCATTTCAAAAAAACCAGGAATAAATACCTGCTTTATCCTGATAATCAATAA
- a CDS encoding response regulator transcription factor, with translation MKIGIVDDNIRLARQLMQKLQLVDNISLLFHEDRGRKAIDWLKNNHQHPDIILMDIEMPDMDGIETTFRIRQSYPHIKVIMLTVFETEDNIFNAIKAGATGYLLKDEKLGKMLASFEEVMEGGAPMSALIASKSLKMMVSGYKPEAKAVISPESDEQLTRREIEILEQLVQGSRNQDIAEKLFISPSTVKKHIENIYLKLQLKSRVELVNWYNKV, from the coding sequence ATGAAGATCGGGATCGTGGATGATAATATCCGCCTGGCAAGACAGCTGATGCAGAAACTCCAGCTGGTTGACAATATCAGCCTGCTGTTTCATGAGGACCGTGGAAGGAAGGCAATTGACTGGCTGAAGAATAATCATCAGCATCCTGACATCATCCTGATGGATATCGAGATGCCAGATATGGATGGAATAGAAACAACCTTCAGGATCAGGCAGTCGTATCCGCATATCAAGGTGATCATGCTCACTGTATTCGAAACTGAAGACAATATCTTCAATGCCATCAAAGCCGGGGCTACCGGATATCTGCTCAAGGATGAAAAACTGGGCAAGATGCTTGCTTCTTTCGAAGAGGTTATGGAAGGCGGAGCCCCCATGTCGGCGCTCATTGCTTCAAAATCACTGAAAATGATGGTATCGGGGTATAAACCGGAAGCAAAAGCTGTCATAAGTCCAGAGTCAGATGAACAGTTAACCAGGAGGGAAATAGAAATCCTTGAACAACTTGTGCAGGGCTCCAGGAACCAGGACATCGCTGAGAAGCTTTTCATCAGTCCTTCCACAGTGAAAAAACACATTGAAAATATCTACCTCAAGCTTCAACTTAAATCCAGGGTAGAGCTTGTGAACTGGTATAATAAGGTCTGA
- a CDS encoding DUF1573 domain-containing protein yields MKRVLFTLMISLVVMALAAQNATPVPAVNKNAPTINFEKTTHDYGTVVKGGDGVCEFKFKNTGVEPLILSNVTSSCGCTVPEWPREPILKGKSNVIKVKYDTNRVGPINKTVTVTSNASNTSVQLHIIGTVVEKVDGASMPVKNEGAAPIAK; encoded by the coding sequence ATGAAAAGAGTTCTGTTTACCCTAATGATCAGTTTGGTTGTAATGGCATTAGCCGCTCAAAATGCAACCCCGGTTCCTGCAGTGAATAAAAATGCCCCAACCATCAATTTTGAAAAAACAACCCATGATTATGGTACAGTTGTTAAAGGTGGTGATGGTGTATGTGAGTTCAAATTTAAAAATACAGGAGTTGAACCTCTCATACTGTCAAATGTAACTTCATCATGTGGTTGCACAGTTCCTGAGTGGCCCAGGGAACCCATCCTCAAAGGAAAATCAAATGTTATCAAGGTAAAATATGATACAAACCGTGTTGGACCCATTAATAAAACTGTTACAGTAACATCAAATGCTTCAAATACTTCTGTTCAGCTGCATATTATTGGGACTGTTGTTGAAAAAGTAGATGGTGCCAGTATGCCTGTTAAAAATGAAGGTGCTGCTCCCATAGCTAAATAA
- a CDS encoding ABC transporter permease, translating into MNFELFIAKRMIRGGKKTLSGPVVRISIASIALGLMVMIISVAIVTGFQQQIRDKITGFGAHIQIAKFNLSNSFEYPPIPMKQDFYPSLEKLPGIRHIQVFATKAGIIQTEEQMQGVVMKGIGSDFDWSFFKDKLVGGSTFMAGKQEANDSVLISLGLSKLLKLKIGDPLRTYFIVDNQARGRRFIVSGIYNTGLEEFDKLYIFGDIRHIQKLNGWDSSQVSGFEVMINDFDKIDETTEMVYKNIGYELDARSITEIYPQLFDWLELQDMNVVIILVLMVLVSTIAMISTLLVLILERTQMIGVLKALGMRNRSIRKVFLYNAVYIITQGLLIGNIAGILLCYLQQQFGLVHLPEESYFMSVVPINLAIGQILLLNIGTLIVCSLMLIIPSYIITRISPVKAIRFD; encoded by the coding sequence GTGAATTTTGAATTATTTATAGCTAAGCGGATGATCAGGGGCGGAAAAAAAACACTTTCCGGTCCTGTGGTCAGGATTTCTATTGCCAGCATAGCTCTTGGCCTGATGGTAATGATCATTTCCGTGGCAATAGTAACCGGTTTCCAGCAACAGATCAGGGATAAAATTACCGGTTTTGGGGCGCATATACAAATTGCAAAGTTCAATTTAAGTAATTCCTTTGAATATCCTCCAATTCCAATGAAGCAGGATTTTTACCCTTCATTGGAGAAACTGCCGGGAATAAGGCATATCCAGGTGTTTGCTACCAAAGCCGGGATTATTCAAACAGAAGAACAGATGCAGGGAGTAGTTATGAAAGGCATAGGTTCTGATTTTGACTGGTCATTCTTCAAAGACAAGCTAGTAGGAGGATCCACGTTTATGGCTGGAAAGCAGGAAGCGAATGATTCTGTACTCATTTCCCTTGGACTTTCCAAACTATTGAAGCTCAAGATAGGCGATCCTTTAAGAACCTATTTTATTGTGGATAACCAGGCAAGAGGGCGGAGATTTATCGTTTCAGGGATTTATAATACAGGTCTTGAAGAATTTGATAAGCTCTATATTTTTGGTGATATCCGTCATATTCAAAAACTAAATGGATGGGATTCCAGCCAGGTATCAGGTTTCGAAGTAATGATCAATGATTTTGATAAGATTGATGAAACTACGGAAATGGTTTATAAAAATATTGGTTATGAGCTTGATGCCAGGTCAATTACTGAAATCTACCCGCAATTATTCGACTGGCTGGAACTCCAGGACATGAATGTTGTAATTATTCTTGTTTTGATGGTGTTGGTATCTACAATCGCCATGATCTCCACCTTGCTGGTACTGATACTGGAACGAACACAAATGATAGGGGTGTTAAAAGCCCTCGGAATGCGAAACAGAAGTATCAGGAAGGTATTCCTTTACAATGCAGTTTATATCATCACACAAGGATTGCTAATAGGCAATATTGCCGGTATTTTACTGTGCTATTTACAGCAACAATTCGGACTTGTTCATTTGCCGGAGGAGTCCTATTTTATGAGTGTGGTGCCTATCAACCTTGCCATTGGACAGATATTGCTTTTGAACATTGGGACCCTTATTGTATGTAGCCTGATGCTTATCATACCTTCTTATATTATTACTCGTATCAGTCCTGTAAAGGCTATTCGTTTCGATTAG
- a CDS encoding isoamylase early set domain-containing protein, with the protein MIAKRQYLKSKPVCKVTFQLSSEAKHVALVGEFNGWNEASTPMKKSKDGIFSASLELETGREYQYRFLVDGSNWLNDEQADKHVPTPLGNENSVVVL; encoded by the coding sequence ATGATTGCTAAAAGACAGTATCTTAAATCAAAACCTGTTTGTAAAGTTACTTTTCAACTTTCCTCAGAAGCAAAGCATGTTGCCTTAGTTGGAGAGTTCAATGGTTGGAACGAAGCTTCCACCCCGATGAAGAAATCAAAAGACGGCATTTTCTCAGCATCACTCGAGCTTGAAACCGGACGCGAATATCAGTATCGTTTTCTCGTGGATGGCAGTAATTGGCTCAATGATGAGCAAGCTGACAAACATGTACCTACTCCACTTGGAAACGAGAATTCAGTAGTTGTACTCTAA
- a CDS encoding TonB-dependent receptor: MKLVKTFFLVSCLLSGIPAITQTASCLKGRVIHAETGLAVSSAHIRFSESSGTASDSQGIFELCGLRGSAVRITISCLGFTSLDTLVKTESYGKILIIKLRPSQILMDELVVTATRTDNSILETPVRVNLISPKFIANSPVRTVDEILKYAPGVNWSRPFGVFSTKAIVTMRGLSGKEQGRVMVLLDGIPINKSDGGTVDWNMIDMEMVRKVEITKGAGSALYGGNAMGGVINIITQPPAEKLYTRASLEFGTFNTMGAKVMAGGNKALKSPANKMYWGVSTFYRQSDGYITQSEADRLANPYIIKSNLMEFGINARTGLKLGEKHRIEAVINYYNDHRGTGEKVHLEDGNVTDHDSYGLTLNYKGKIGNMNMNSSLFSLTENYKKVNEYLKDDYTWYDVLSVRRDFGWISTVSQKAGKSNLLTAGFDYKNGSVDAYDKYFTSTDIVFNEGRMHTFAVYAQDEISLMDGRFRMIAGIRYDRATFYDGSFRIENPSPETSFMNEYEVPDMPEQSWGALSPRLSLQYKLKEKGRVYAMYSRGFRPSVLDDLCRSGRIKGGFKIANPALQPEYLDNFELGADWKPFNRLQWNASLFYSKGKDFQYYVSNGQTIDMDFGERPIFIRANISDVEMAGAETEIRLEVNSQLQLFANYCYSKSRILEYRRIDQNDTIDLAGKYFTDVPEHIISAGATWNHPFINLSLLYHYNGAMYVNDHNTVDEVLLISQYPAYSTFDIKVWKEFLGKFKASLFIQNAFNTKYYDSKYAVCPGRFITAEISFKL, encoded by the coding sequence TTGAAGTTAGTCAAGACTTTTTTCCTGGTATCCTGTCTGCTATCAGGTATTCCAGCTATTACACAAACTGCTTCTTGTCTCAAAGGCCGGGTTATTCATGCTGAAACAGGATTGGCTGTTTCTTCAGCACACATCAGGTTTTCAGAATCCTCTGGAACAGCCAGTGATTCTCAAGGGATTTTTGAACTGTGCGGATTGAGAGGTTCAGCAGTTAGAATTACGATCAGTTGCCTGGGATTTACCTCCCTGGATACTCTTGTAAAAACTGAATCATATGGTAAGATATTGATTATTAAGCTCAGACCTTCACAAATATTGATGGATGAGCTAGTGGTTACTGCTACAAGGACCGACAATTCCATTCTTGAAACTCCCGTCAGGGTCAATTTGATCAGCCCGAAATTTATCGCCAATTCACCTGTCAGGACAGTGGATGAAATACTCAAATATGCACCTGGTGTCAATTGGAGCAGGCCTTTTGGGGTTTTTAGCACTAAAGCCATTGTTACCATGCGTGGATTGAGTGGTAAAGAACAGGGCAGGGTGATGGTACTACTGGATGGTATTCCTATTAATAAATCGGATGGGGGCACTGTGGATTGGAATATGATTGATATGGAAATGGTACGCAAAGTAGAAATCACTAAAGGTGCCGGATCAGCATTGTATGGTGGTAATGCAATGGGTGGAGTAATCAATATTATTACACAACCTCCTGCTGAAAAATTGTACACACGGGCTTCACTTGAATTTGGCACCTTCAATACCATGGGTGCTAAGGTTATGGCCGGCGGAAATAAAGCCCTGAAAAGTCCTGCCAATAAGATGTATTGGGGAGTGAGTACCTTTTATCGTCAGAGTGATGGATACATCACACAATCTGAAGCCGACAGATTAGCCAATCCTTACATTATTAAATCAAACCTGATGGAATTCGGGATAAATGCCCGCACTGGACTTAAACTGGGAGAAAAACATCGAATTGAGGCTGTGATTAACTATTACAACGATCATCGCGGAACAGGCGAGAAAGTGCATCTGGAAGATGGAAACGTTACCGATCATGATTCCTATGGCCTTACCCTTAATTACAAAGGAAAAATCGGCAACATGAATATGAATTCCTCTTTATTCAGTCTTACCGAGAATTACAAGAAGGTTAATGAATACCTGAAAGATGACTATACCTGGTATGATGTGCTCTCAGTAAGAAGAGACTTTGGATGGATATCAACTGTCTCACAAAAAGCCGGAAAGTCAAATCTATTGACCGCAGGTTTCGACTACAAAAATGGCTCTGTGGATGCTTACGATAAATATTTCACCTCGACAGATATTGTCTTTAACGAAGGCAGGATGCATACTTTTGCAGTCTATGCGCAGGATGAGATAAGCTTGATGGATGGCCGTTTCCGGATGATTGCAGGTATCCGGTATGACAGGGCTACCTTTTACGACGGGTCATTCAGGATTGAGAACCCCAGCCCCGAAACCTCCTTTATGAATGAGTATGAAGTGCCGGATATGCCCGAACAAAGCTGGGGCGCACTCAGTCCTCGCTTATCACTGCAATATAAACTGAAGGAAAAAGGCCGGGTTTATGCCATGTATTCACGAGGATTCAGGCCTTCAGTCCTGGATGATCTTTGCAGGTCGGGAAGGATAAAAGGAGGATTTAAGATTGCAAATCCAGCCCTTCAGCCGGAGTATCTTGATAATTTTGAATTAGGAGCCGACTGGAAACCTTTCAATCGGTTACAATGGAATGCTTCTCTGTTCTATTCCAAGGGCAAGGATTTCCAATATTATGTTTCAAACGGGCAGACCATTGATATGGACTTTGGTGAGAGGCCGATTTTTATACGTGCTAATATTTCTGATGTTGAAATGGCAGGCGCTGAGACTGAAATTCGTCTTGAAGTGAATTCCCAACTCCAGCTTTTTGCCAATTATTGCTATTCAAAGTCACGAATTCTGGAATACAGAAGAATCGATCAAAATGATACAATCGACCTGGCCGGTAAATACTTCACAGATGTTCCTGAGCATATCATTTCGGCAGGTGCCACCTGGAATCATCCATTTATTAATCTGAGCCTGTTATATCATTACAATGGTGCAATGTATGTGAATGACCATAATACTGTTGATGAGGTGCTTCTTATAAGTCAATATCCTGCCTATTCAACATTTGATATCAAGGTCTGGAAAGAATTCCTGGGCAAATTCAAAGCGTCTCTTTTTATCCAGAATGCTTTTAATACCAAATACTACGACAGTAAATATGCTGTCTGTCCCGGCCGCTTTATTACAGCTGAAATATCCTTTAAACTCTGA
- a CDS encoding pyridoxal phosphate-dependent aminotransferase produces the protein MPTISLRGQQMPASPIRKLVPYAESAKKRGVKVYHLNIGQPDIRTPEVALDAIRNYDGKVIEYSHSAGNESYRRALAESYGKIGITVDHEQILITTGGSEAILFALFSCMNPGDEIIIPEPFYTNYNAFALTANVVVKPITAKIEDGFALPPISEFEKVITPRTKAIMVCNPNNPTGYLYSRQELEQLRDLVLKHDLYLFADEVYREFCYGGNEHFSVMKLEGLEQHAIMMDSVSKRYSECGVRIGALVTRNTGILQSALKYAQARLSPPSLGQVVGEASLKTGAEYFREVYDEYIHRRDFVIEALNKIPGVFAPKPKGAFYAIVRLPIDDSDTFCQWLLEDFSYNNQTVMLAPASGFYATPGLGKDEVRIAYVLKKEDLANAVICLGEALKVYPGLVK, from the coding sequence ATGCCTACCATCTCATTACGTGGCCAACAAATGCCGGCTTCTCCGATTCGTAAATTGGTTCCTTATGCAGAATCAGCAAAAAAAAGAGGGGTTAAAGTTTATCATCTTAATATTGGACAGCCTGATATCCGTACTCCTGAAGTTGCACTCGATGCAATCCGGAATTATGATGGGAAAGTAATCGAATATAGCCATTCGGCTGGGAATGAATCTTATCGCAGGGCATTGGCTGAAAGTTATGGTAAAATTGGCATTACCGTTGACCATGAACAAATACTAATTACTACCGGTGGTTCAGAGGCAATTCTTTTTGCCTTGTTTTCCTGCATGAACCCAGGGGATGAAATTATTATCCCTGAACCTTTCTATACTAATTATAATGCATTTGCCTTAACTGCCAATGTGGTGGTAAAACCCATCACAGCTAAGATTGAGGATGGATTTGCTTTGCCTCCTATTAGTGAGTTCGAGAAAGTGATCACACCAAGAACCAAGGCAATCATGGTATGCAATCCTAATAATCCCACCGGTTACCTTTATAGCCGTCAGGAATTGGAACAATTGCGCGACCTTGTATTGAAACATGATTTATATCTTTTTGCAGATGAGGTATATAGAGAGTTCTGCTATGGTGGGAATGAGCATTTTTCAGTGATGAAACTGGAAGGTCTGGAACAACATGCCATCATGATGGATTCAGTTTCAAAAAGATATAGCGAATGTGGCGTACGAATTGGTGCACTTGTAACCCGTAATACAGGTATTCTCCAATCAGCACTGAAATATGCCCAGGCAAGGCTGAGCCCACCCTCACTCGGACAAGTAGTAGGGGAGGCCTCATTAAAAACAGGCGCCGAATATTTCAGGGAAGTCTATGATGAATATATCCATCGCCGCGATTTCGTGATTGAGGCTCTGAATAAAATTCCGGGCGTTTTCGCTCCTAAACCAAAAGGTGCTTTCTATGCCATCGTCCGCCTTCCGATTGATGATAGTGATACCTTCTGCCAGTGGCTGCTCGAGGATTTCAGCTATAACAACCAAACCGTGATGCTGGCTCCAGCCTCAGGTTTTTATGCGACACCCGGACTAGGTAAGGATGAAGTTCGTATCGCTTACGTATTAAAGAAGGAAGACCTTGCAAATGCCGTGATTTGTTTGGGTGAAGCATTGAAGGTTTATCCGGGATTGGTGAAATAA
- a CDS encoding phosphoadenylyl-sulfate reductase: MNNLETIATIEELNGRLEGESPEYILKEVLSLFGNKIRFSSSLGAEDQVITAMLAGIDKRVSIFTLDTGRMFPETYEVLHRTINRYGIPIDVYFPDAKMVETMVNTKGINLFYESVENRKECCNLRKIEPLKRALNGLDAWITGLRRQQSVTRTNFRLIEWDENNQLIKVNPLIEWSDEMVWDYIHKNNVPYNKLHDAGFPSIGCQPCTRSVNKGEDIRAGRWWWELPDNKECGLHKKES, from the coding sequence ATGAATAACCTCGAAACAATAGCAACCATAGAAGAACTTAATGGACGATTAGAAGGTGAGAGCCCGGAATACATCCTTAAAGAAGTTCTCAGCCTGTTTGGTAATAAGATCCGCTTCTCCAGCAGCCTGGGGGCTGAAGACCAGGTTATCACCGCTATGCTGGCAGGAATCGATAAGAGAGTTTCTATTTTTACTTTGGATACAGGCAGGATGTTTCCTGAAACCTATGAGGTACTTCATCGGACTATCAACAGGTACGGAATTCCCATTGATGTGTATTTTCCTGATGCAAAAATGGTGGAAACAATGGTGAACACCAAGGGGATTAATCTCTTTTACGAGAGTGTGGAAAACAGAAAAGAATGTTGCAATTTAAGGAAAATAGAGCCTTTAAAAAGGGCATTAAATGGACTGGATGCATGGATTACCGGCTTACGTCGACAGCAATCAGTTACCCGAACCAATTTCCGGCTGATCGAATGGGATGAAAATAACCAGCTCATTAAAGTAAATCCATTGATTGAATGGTCAGATGAAATGGTATGGGATTATATCCATAAAAATAATGTACCCTATAATAAACTTCATGATGCAGGGTTTCCCAGTATAGGTTGCCAGCCATGCACGAGGTCCGTAAATAAAGGGGAAGATATTCGTGCGGGGCGTTGGTGGTGGGAATTACCGGATAATAAGGAATGTGGATTACACAAAAAGGAATCCTGA